A region of Diospyros lotus cultivar Yz01 chromosome 3, ASM1463336v1, whole genome shotgun sequence DNA encodes the following proteins:
- the LOC127797802 gene encoding uncharacterized protein LOC127797802: MSASATSMMKNPHRRLAAPMDLGPPNKRKERNGFNVSKPKKLPKPGSPSPSLKPPQPAPNNQLLAGYLAHEFLTKGTLFGQPFDPARAESVPVSATSPKRLISPYSSSQEPKAEPREENYQRYVEVAYLLKTDRVHIPGIVNPTQLDRFLEH, from the coding sequence ATGAGTGCGAGTGCGACGTCGATGATGAAAAATCCCCACCGTCGACTTGCAGCCCCCATGGATCTGGGCCCACCGAACAAGCGCAAAGAGAGAAATGGTTTCAACGTTTCTAAGCCGAAGAAGCTCCCCAAACCCGGCTCTCCTTCTCCATCTCTCAAGCCGCCCCAGCCGGCTCCCAACAATCAGCTGCTAGCCGGGTACTTGGCTCATGAGTTCCTCACCAAGGGCACTCTGTTTGGCCAGCCGTTCGATCCGGCTAGAGCCGAGTCCGTTCCTGTATCAGCCACCTCGCCAAAGAGGCTTATTAGCCCGTACAGTTCCAGCCAGGAACCCAAAGCCGAGCCGCGAGAGGAGAATTACCAACGGTACGTCGAAGTAGCATATCTACTCAAGACGGATCGGGTCCACATTCCGGGCATTGTAAACCCGACCCAACTCGATCGTTTCCTGGAGCATTGA